Proteins from a genomic interval of Rosa chinensis cultivar Old Blush chromosome 2, RchiOBHm-V2, whole genome shotgun sequence:
- the LOC112185544 gene encoding GDSL esterase/lipase EXL3 has translation MAFLSQILVPSSSSVEIFSIIAVIFLSHNVAAVTAATNKTTRAVFTFGDSIMDTGNNDYIISIAKSNFPPYGRDFAGGKPTGRFSNGKVASDFAAEMYGVKKILPAYLDPKLQLQDLLTGVCFASAGSGYDPLTAKLLSVLSLPDQLDLFKKYKSKITAAVGNERTATILSKSISFLSMGSNDLAIDYFSTPLRSPHYDIPAYTDLMIESASNFLQELHALGLRVIGVICIPPIGCLPAQRTLNGGIKRACYETGNQAATLFNSKLSHLIDSLNERLPEAHLMYLDSYSPALSLIQNPAQYGFEVVDKGCCGTGDLEIGPLCNKDTPGTCNDVSKYIFWDSFHPTEKAYRILTSIIFKGVEI, from the exons ATGGCTTTTCTCTCCCAAATACTTGTTCCTTCATCTTCATCTGTCGAAATTTTCTCAATCATTGCAGTCATTTTCCTCTCCCATAATGTTGCTGCAGTAACAGCAGCCACAAATAAAACAACTAGAGCAGTTTTTACTTTCGGAGATTCAATAATGGACACGGGCAATAATGACTACATCATTTCTATAGCCAAAAGCAATTTCCCACCTTATGGGAGAGACTTTGCGGGAGGAAAGCCTACTGGAAGATTTAGCAATGGAAAAGTCGCCTCAGATTTTGCTG CTGAAATGTATGGAGTGAAGAAGATTTTGCCGGCTTATCTGGATCCGAAATTGCAGCTTCAAGACCTACTTACTGGTGTATGTTTTGCCTCAGCAGGATCAGGATATGACCCTCTCACTGCCAAAttactt TCTGTCTTGTCACTACCAGATCAATTAGACTTgtttaaaaaatacaaaagcaAGATAACTGCAGCAGTTGGGAATGAAAGAACAGCCACTATACTGTCGAAAAGCATTTCCTTTCTTTCCATGGGAAGCAATGACCTTGcaattgattatttttctaCACCACTAAGGAGCCCTCACTATGATATTCCAGCTTATACAGATCTCATGATCGAATCAGCTTCAAATTTCTTGCAG GAACTTCATGCACTGGGATTAAGAGTGATCGGAGTAATATGTATACCACCAATTGGGTGTTTGCCAGCACAGAGAACACTTAATGGAGGTATAAAGAGAGCGTGCTACGAAACCGGGAATCAAGCAGCAACCCTTTTCAACTCGAAGCTCTCCCACCTTATAGATTCCCTCAATGAGAGACTTCCAGAAGCACACCTCATGTACCTTGATAGCTACAGCCCTGCGCTTTCCCTGATCCAAAACCCTGCTCAATATG GTTTTGAAGTGGTGGATAAAGGATGCTGTGGAACAGGAGATCTTGAAATTGGCCCTCTGTGTAACAAAGACACCCCGGGTACTTGTAACGATGTGTCCAAGTACATATTCTGGGATAGCTTTCATCCTACAGAGAAGGCATACAGGATCCTCACCTCTATTATTTTCAAAGGAGTTGAGATATGA